Genomic segment of Mycobacterium sp. 050128:
GGCGGCCTGATCGCTGGACCTTGTCAGTCCGACGACATTGACGTCGTACTTCTCGATTGCCCGTCGCATCGTGGTGCCCCAACCGCAGGCGACGTCGAGCAATGTCATGCCGGGCCGCAGATCCAGCTCGGCCAGCGCCAGATCGATCTTGGCGATTTGGGCCTCTTCCAGCGTCATGTCCTCGCGCTCGAAGTACGCGCAACTGTAGGTCTGAGTGCGATCGAGGAACAAGCGGAAGAAGTCGTCCGACAAGTCGTACCGCGCCTGCACGTCGTCGATGTTCGGGCTCAACCCCTGAGTCATCTTGCGTCGCCTTTCCGGACCCAGGGTCCCCCCGCGTGACATCTAAAGTTTGCACATAGATACCCCAGCGCGCGCGTCGCAAACCATATTCAAAGCGAGTTCTCAGCTGTGAACAGCGCTTTCGCACTCGCCGGCGCTCGCCGATGAATTCCGGGTGGACGAACGGTCAGACATCGAGCCGGAAAAAAACCGAGACCCTTCGACAGAAATGAAGGTGGATCCCATGTCCCCGAACAACACGGCGCTACCGCCCATCGTCGACGCGCGGACCTGGCGCGTCGAGCTCGATGAACTGCGCAAACTCGAGAAGGCCGCCACCCGGGAACTGGATGCGATCGCCGCACAGCGGCGCCGGTTGCCGATGGTCGAGTTGCCCGATTACACCCTGATCGGCGCCGACGGGCCCATCCGCCTCGCCGACGTGTTCGATGGCCGATCGCAGCTCATCACCTATCACCACATGTGGTCGGACGGCGCCCAATGGCAGTGCCCCGGGTGCACGGGTTTCACGTCGCAGTTCACCCGACTCGAATTCCTGGACAACTACGACGCCCGGTTCGTCATTGTCACCAACGGCCCGATCGAGGAGGCGCTCGCCTACAAACAGCGAGTCGGTAATCGGATGCAGTGGTACTCGTCGTCGCAGAGCAGCTTCGGCGCCGACATGGACGCGCCGCCGGGCGGGGGCTTCGGGGTCAACGTGTTCCTGCGCGACGGCGACACGGTGTATCGCACCTGGCACACGAACGGGCGCGGCACCGAGCAACTCAGCCACTCGTTCGCGTTGATCGACCTCCTGCCGTGGGGCCGTCAGGAGGAATGGCTCGATTCGCCGGAAGGCTGGCCGTCACGGCCCACCTACTCGGGTTGGCCGGACTCCCCCGACATCGCCCGCGCGTACGGAGCCGAGTCCTAACGGTGCCCGCCGTCGACGACCTTCACCTGCTTGTGCGGATAGCGGCGTTGCGCGTATTCCTTCGCCTTGGAGTTCGGTAGCACGTACAGGGTTTCCTTCTTGTCCTGCAACGGTTTTAGCACCAGGTCCATAAAGCTCTTGCGGTTGTCCAGGTAGGGCTCGATCACGTCCTCGCCGGCCGGGCACACCGCCAGGCAGTAGGCCGCCTTGTAGTTGGGCTTGAACGCCAGGCTCTGCCACATCGACGCGTTCTCGGAATCGGTTACCCGCGAACGGAAGTCGGCCGCGTCGGTGCTGTCGGCAACGGTCTGCACCCAATCGGTGAAGCCGCCCATGAACTCGCGGTAGTTGTGCGTCGAACACGCCAGCCAATCGAAGCTGCCGTCCTTGCCGATCGCGCCGACCGGGCACGCCGCGACACACAGCTTGCATTCCAGGCACGGGCTGTAGTCCAACGGCTCGCCGTAGCTGCTGATCGGGGTGTCCACCAAGATCGTGCCCAGCAAGATGAAATTGCCGAACTTGGGGTGGATCACGTTGCGGTGGATGCCCATCACCCCGAGTCCGGCAGCGACCGCGACGGGTTTGTGCGCTACCACCCAGATGCGTCCCGGGTAGTTGTCCATCTCCATCGGAAAGGTCGCCGACGGGTTCAGCACCCGGTGGCCCGCGTCCTGCAGCCGCCGAACGATGCGGTAGGCCGCCTCGTTGAGCACCTCACCGCTGCGGTGAAACTCCTGATTGGCGACGCTGCGCGCGGTCGAGCGGATGTTGTCGCGGTTCATCTTGACCACCAGCGAGATGTAGCTCTTGGTGCCGGGCAGCGCGGCCTCGACGTGCTCGACCTCGGAGGCCAACTCGGGGTTGTCCACGCTGGCGAAAGCGACGTCGTCGACGCCGACGTCCAGGCACAGCTCGCGCAGCCAATCCGCGTCGAGCACTCCGGGTTTCTGTAACCGGCGCGTTCGCACCTCTCGCACGGTGGGGTGCTCCGCCAGCCGAGCCGGAAGTTTCTCACTCATCCTAGGTATAGTATACAATACTCAGGGTCAAGAGC
This window contains:
- a CDS encoding DUF899 domain-containing protein, yielding MSPNNTALPPIVDARTWRVELDELRKLEKAATRELDAIAAQRRRLPMVELPDYTLIGADGPIRLADVFDGRSQLITYHHMWSDGAQWQCPGCTGFTSQFTRLEFLDNYDARFVIVTNGPIEEALAYKQRVGNRMQWYSSSQSSFGADMDAPPGGGFGVNVFLRDGDTVYRTWHTNGRGTEQLSHSFALIDLLPWGRQEEWLDSPEGWPSRPTYSGWPDSPDIARAYGAES
- a CDS encoding epoxyqueuosine reductase, whose protein sequence is MSEKLPARLAEHPTVREVRTRRLQKPGVLDADWLRELCLDVGVDDVAFASVDNPELASEVEHVEAALPGTKSYISLVVKMNRDNIRSTARSVANQEFHRSGEVLNEAAYRIVRRLQDAGHRVLNPSATFPMEMDNYPGRIWVVAHKPVAVAAGLGVMGIHRNVIHPKFGNFILLGTILVDTPISSYGEPLDYSPCLECKLCVAACPVGAIGKDGSFDWLACSTHNYREFMGGFTDWVQTVADSTDAADFRSRVTDSENASMWQSLAFKPNYKAAYCLAVCPAGEDVIEPYLDNRKSFMDLVLKPLQDKKETLYVLPNSKAKEYAQRRYPHKQVKVVDGGHR